The proteins below are encoded in one region of Drosophila willistoni isolate 14030-0811.24 unplaced genomic scaffold, UCI_dwil_1.1 Seg50.1, whole genome shotgun sequence:
- the LOC111519696 gene encoding V-type proton ATPase subunit F-like: MRRGCQVQCQCCLIAIIGDEDTCVGFLLGCIGEVNKSLESNFMVVLRDTTAEEIEACFKRFVGRSDIGIILINQIYADMIRKTIDAHTMAIPTVLEIPSKQHPYDPSKDSILKLVNGIFKSPARKK, translated from the exons ATGCGGCGTGGCTGTCAAGTGCAGTGCCAGTGCTGCCTGATTGCTATTATTGGCGATGAA GATACTTGTGTTGGATTTCTGCTTGGCTGCATTGGTGAAGTAAACAAGAGTTTGGAGTCCAACTTTATGGTTGTTTTAAGAG ATACTACAGCCGAGGAGATTGAGGCTTGCTTTAAGCGTTTTGTGGGCCGTTCGGATATTGGCATTATATTGATTAATCAAATATATGCGGATATGATACGTAAAACAATCGATGCCCATACAATGGCCATACCAACTGTATTGGAAATACCATCAAAACAACATCCTTATGATCCTAGCAAGGAttccattttaaaattagtaAAT GGCATCTTTAAGTCACCTGCCAGGAAAAAGTAA